AAGCCGCACTACGTGCCCGCGATCGACCTCGACCCGCGCCGCACCATGGCCACCCGTAGCCGCTACCTGGAGCGGATCTCTGCCGAAGGCTGGTGGCTCCTGTTCGAGCACGACACCCGGCACGCCCTGGTGCAGGTCGAGGAGGACCTGTCGGTCACCCCCGTGACGCCGTCGTGAGCGTCCCCGTACACAGCGCGGGAACAGCCTGCTACTGTACGAGCGCGACCGCCGGCGCGAGACGGGTGCCGGCGAGCGAACGCACCAACCGTCCATCGAATGTCGCCAGATGCCCGCCTCGTGCGGCGGCCAGCGCTACGAGGTGGAAGTCCGTGATCTGACGGTGTCCCTGCAAGCGATCCTTGACCGGCCCTCTCAAAGCCGTGCGAAGGGCGACGTCATCCGGCCAGAACGAGTGTCCTCTCGAATCACAAAACCGCTGCAGACGAGCCATCGCTTCCGTGGGCGTGGTGGAGACCGTCCGGTAGGAGGGGTTGGCGAGTATACGCACACAGCCGATCTCGGTGACTGAACAGGTCGCCCAGCCAGACTGCGCGGTGTGCCCGAACCAGCGGTGCGCCGTACCGTGACTGACGTGCCGGGGATCGAACAGGGCTACCAGCACGTTGACGTCCAACAGGTAGCTCACGGGTACTCATCGCGCAATTGGTTCACCAGATCGAGATCGGCGGTCTCATACGGATGGGCAGGATACAGCGGAACACCGTTTCGCACCGGTGGCGTTTCCTCCGGCTCAAGCGCCTTCAGCAGCAATTCGGAGACTACCGCTCCGAGCGTAGCGCCGCGTTGCTCGGCTAGCTGCCGCACCCGCGCCATCGCTTCGGCAGAGATATTCAACGTGGTTCTCATCGCAAGGCCAAATGTGCCGACCCGTGATGCGTGATGTCAAGCATCACGCATCACGCATCACGGGTGTTCGAGGAGGAGGGCGATGCCCATGCCGCCGCCGATGCACTGGGCGGCGACGGCGCGGCGGGCCCGGCGGCGGCGCATCTCGTACAGCGCGGTGACCGCGATGCGGGTGCCGCTGGCGCCGAGCGGGTGGCCCATGGCGATGGCGCCGCCGTTGACGTTGACCCGCGACTCGTCCCACTCCAGCTCGCGCCCCACGGCCAGCACCTGGCCGGCGAACGCCTCGTTCACCTCCACCAAGTCGATGTCGGACAGCGTGAGACCGGTCCTGGCCAGCAGCCCGCGGATGGCGAACGCGGGGCCGATACCCATGATGGCGGGGTCGACGCCGGCGCTGGCGTAGCCGCTCACCCAGGCCAGCGGCTCGAGGCCGTGCTCGGCGGCCCGCTCCTCGCTCATCACCACCACGGCCGCACCGCCGTCGCTCAGCGTGGACGCGTTGCCGGCGGTGACCGTGCCCTCCTTCTCGAACACCGGGCGCAGCCCCGCCAGTGCCTCGCCGCTGGTGTCGGGGCGCGGCGACTCGTCGGCACCGAATACGGCCGGCGGCCCCTTGCGCTGCGCCACCTCCACCGGCACGATCTCATCCGCGAACCGGCCCTTGCCGAGGGCCGCCTGGTAGCGC
This portion of the Spirochaetaceae bacterium genome encodes:
- a CDS encoding PIN domain-containing protein, with the translated sequence MSYLLDVNVLVALFDPRHVSHGTAHRWFGHTAQSGWATCSVTEIGCVRILANPSYRTVSTTPTEAMARLQRFCDSRGHSFWPDDVALRTALRGPVKDRLQGHRQITDFHLVALAAARGGHLATFDGRLVRSLAGTRLAPAVALVQ
- a CDS encoding acetyl-CoA C-acetyltransferase codes for the protein MTRPRVALVSAVRTPIGAFGGALRDCSAPFLGSVAIRAALQRASLAGDQVDEVIMGNVYQAGNGPNPARVAAIKADLPYPVPAMTINKVCGSGLKAISLAAQAIMLGDADCIVAGGMESMSRAPYLVSGARWGARMGHGKLVDLMLQDGLWDCFVDCHMGNTAEKLARQYRVPRDEQDRYALQSQQRYQAALGKGRFADEIVPVEVAQRKGPPAVFGADESPRPDTSGEALAGLRPVFEKEGTVTAGNASTLSDGGAAVVVMSEERAAEHGLEPLAWVSGYASAGVDPAIMGIGPAFAIRGLLARTGLTLSDIDLVEVNEAFAGQVLAVGRELEWDESRVNVNGGAIAMGHPLGASGTRIAVTALYEMRRRRARRAVAAQCIGGGMGIALLLEHP